A single window of Grus americana isolate bGruAme1 chromosome 6, bGruAme1.mat, whole genome shotgun sequence DNA harbors:
- the DCAF17 gene encoding DDB1- and CUL4-associated factor 17 isoform X3, whose product MCPQAAAGGKRVASRAPGAHNVCRVLTRRAHGFYARDAGVAHRKNLGLLRKIICQGEMLPSPSDYKSSLIVLTVQNWLLRLSADSGEILEKIYLAGSCCKFRYLSWDTPQEVMVVKSSQNKLPAAARQAGIQQSVLFYLAVFQVLPLSFIGMLEINKKIFGNSVTDVAVSNGILIVMYSIGLVRLYNFQAISEQFMEQPFDLGHEFNWNGQVGVVGKYPFGLPCNIKITDTPPLLFEVSSLENAFQIGGFPWHYIITPNKKKHKGVFHICSLKDNALAKNGIQDMKCCSLEPDWIYFHPDMSGRIIHVGPNLIKVLKLKEVKNDTDQMEVAEDFTIVANREKCVHNAVTVTASGRVVKKRFNLLDDDPEQETFKIVDYEDELDLLSTVAVTQIGADGRAHLDFHCNEHGILLKSIPLLESWDVTYSHEVYFDKDLVLHIEQKPNRRFSCYVYQMVCDIAKDDECSSHEKPERVFCKKGGRIFEYI is encoded by the exons ATGTGCCCGCAGGCGGCCGCCGGCGGGAAGAGGGTCGCCTCCCGGGCGCCCGGGGCTCACAACGTCTGCCGTGTCCTCACCCGCAGGGCCCACGGCTTTTATGCCAGAGATGCCGGTGTCGCCCACAGAAAAAACCTGGGACTGCTCAGAAAGATAATATGTCAG GGGGAAATGCTACCAAGTCCATCGGACTATAAATCTTCCCTGATAGTCTTGACAGTGCAGAACTGGCTTCTACGTCTCTCTGCTGATAGTGgagaaatactggaaaaaatataccTTGCCGGTTCCTGTTGCAAATTCAG GTATCTGAGCTGGGATACTCCTCAGGAGGTAATGGTTGTAAAGTCCTCTCAGAATaagctccctgcagcagcacggcAG GCAGGTATCCAACAGTCTGTATTGTTCTATCTTGCTGTATTCCAAGTTTTGCCTCTTTCATTCATTGGAATgctagaaataaacaaaaag ATATTTGGCAATAGTGTGACAGATGTTGCTGTTTCTAATGGAATTCTGATTGTAATGTATAGCATAGGTCTGGTCAGGCTCTATAACTTCCAGGCCATCTCTGAACAG TTCATGGAACAGCCATTTGATTTGGGACATGAATTCAACTGGAATGGTCAAGTGGGAGTTGTAGGAAAGTATCCATTTGGTCTTCCATGTAACATTAAAATAACAG ATACCCCACCTTTGCTATTTGAAGTATCTTCTCTGGAGAATGCATTTCAAATTGGAGGTTTTCCTTGGCATTATATCATCACACctaacaagaaaaaacataaagGAGTCTTCCATATTTGTTCTCTGAAAGACAATGCTTTG GCAAAAAATGGCATCCAGGATATGAAATGCTGTTCACTGGAACCTGATTGGATATATTTCCATCCAGATATGTCAGGTAGAATAATCCACGTGGGACCAAATTTGATAAA AGTCTTGAAGCTTAAGGAAGTTAAAAATGATACAGATCAAATGGAGGTTGCAGAAGATTTTACAATTGTGgccaacagagaaaaatgt GTGCACAACGCTGTTACTGTAACAGCTTCTGGTCGAGTGGTGAAAAAGCGTTTTAACTTGCTGGATGATGACCCAGAACAAGAG aCATTCAAAATTGTGGACTATGAAGATGAATTGGATTTGTTATCCACTGTGGCAGTTACTCAAATAGGAGCTGATGGAAGAGCTCACCTTGACTTTCATTGTAATGAACATGGGATTCTACTTAAGAGTATTCCATTACTGGAGTCCTGGGATGTG actTACAGTCATGAAGTTTACTTTGACAAAGACCTTGTATTACACATAGAACAGAAGCCTAACAGGAGGTTCAGTTGTTACGTTTACCAAATGGTCTGTGATATTGCAAAAGATGATGAATGTTCAAGCCACGAAAAACCAGAAAGAGTATTTTgtaaaaaaggagggagaattTTTGAATATATTTAA
- the DCAF17 gene encoding DDB1- and CUL4-associated factor 17 isoform X1, which translates to MCPQAAAGGKRVASRAPGAHNVCRVLTRRAHGFYARDAGVAHRKNLGLLRKIICQESTKFKNVWTTHSLSPIAYERGRIYLDNYRCCISSIAQEPRILYQKPKCSKSEKIEDALLLECPLGEMLPSPSDYKSSLIVLTVQNWLLRLSADSGEILEKIYLAGSCCKFRYLSWDTPQEVMVVKSSQNKLPAAARQAGIQQSVLFYLAVFQVLPLSFIGMLEINKKIFGNSVTDVAVSNGILIVMYSIGLVRLYNFQAISEQFMEQPFDLGHEFNWNGQVGVVGKYPFGLPCNIKITDTPPLLFEVSSLENAFQIGGFPWHYIITPNKKKHKGVFHICSLKDNALAKNGIQDMKCCSLEPDWIYFHPDMSGRIIHVGPNLIKVLKLKEVKNDTDQMEVAEDFTIVANREKCVHNAVTVTASGRVVKKRFNLLDDDPEQETFKIVDYEDELDLLSTVAVTQIGADGRAHLDFHCNEHGILLKSIPLLESWDVTYSHEVYFDKDLVLHIEQKPNRRFSCYVYQMVCDIAKDDECSSHEKPERVFCKKGGRIFEYI; encoded by the exons ATGTGCCCGCAGGCGGCCGCCGGCGGGAAGAGGGTCGCCTCCCGGGCGCCCGGGGCTCACAACGTCTGCCGTGTCCTCACCCGCAGGGCCCACGGCTTTTATGCCAGAGATGCCGGTGTCGCCCACAGAAAAAACCTGGGACTGCTCAGAAAGATAATATGTCAG GAAAGTACTAAATTCAAGAATGTTTGGACAACTCATTCTTTATCTCCTATTGCAtatgaaagaggaagaatttaCTTAGACAATTACCGGTGCTGTATTAGCAG CATTGCACAAGAGCCAAGAATACTTTATCAAAAGCCAAAGTGTTCTAAGTCAGAAAAAATAGAAGATGCTTTATTATTGGAATGCCCACTG GGGGAAATGCTACCAAGTCCATCGGACTATAAATCTTCCCTGATAGTCTTGACAGTGCAGAACTGGCTTCTACGTCTCTCTGCTGATAGTGgagaaatactggaaaaaatataccTTGCCGGTTCCTGTTGCAAATTCAG GTATCTGAGCTGGGATACTCCTCAGGAGGTAATGGTTGTAAAGTCCTCTCAGAATaagctccctgcagcagcacggcAG GCAGGTATCCAACAGTCTGTATTGTTCTATCTTGCTGTATTCCAAGTTTTGCCTCTTTCATTCATTGGAATgctagaaataaacaaaaag ATATTTGGCAATAGTGTGACAGATGTTGCTGTTTCTAATGGAATTCTGATTGTAATGTATAGCATAGGTCTGGTCAGGCTCTATAACTTCCAGGCCATCTCTGAACAG TTCATGGAACAGCCATTTGATTTGGGACATGAATTCAACTGGAATGGTCAAGTGGGAGTTGTAGGAAAGTATCCATTTGGTCTTCCATGTAACATTAAAATAACAG ATACCCCACCTTTGCTATTTGAAGTATCTTCTCTGGAGAATGCATTTCAAATTGGAGGTTTTCCTTGGCATTATATCATCACACctaacaagaaaaaacataaagGAGTCTTCCATATTTGTTCTCTGAAAGACAATGCTTTG GCAAAAAATGGCATCCAGGATATGAAATGCTGTTCACTGGAACCTGATTGGATATATTTCCATCCAGATATGTCAGGTAGAATAATCCACGTGGGACCAAATTTGATAAA AGTCTTGAAGCTTAAGGAAGTTAAAAATGATACAGATCAAATGGAGGTTGCAGAAGATTTTACAATTGTGgccaacagagaaaaatgt GTGCACAACGCTGTTACTGTAACAGCTTCTGGTCGAGTGGTGAAAAAGCGTTTTAACTTGCTGGATGATGACCCAGAACAAGAG aCATTCAAAATTGTGGACTATGAAGATGAATTGGATTTGTTATCCACTGTGGCAGTTACTCAAATAGGAGCTGATGGAAGAGCTCACCTTGACTTTCATTGTAATGAACATGGGATTCTACTTAAGAGTATTCCATTACTGGAGTCCTGGGATGTG actTACAGTCATGAAGTTTACTTTGACAAAGACCTTGTATTACACATAGAACAGAAGCCTAACAGGAGGTTCAGTTGTTACGTTTACCAAATGGTCTGTGATATTGCAAAAGATGATGAATGTTCAAGCCACGAAAAACCAGAAAGAGTATTTTgtaaaaaaggagggagaattTTTGAATATATTTAA
- the DCAF17 gene encoding DDB1- and CUL4-associated factor 17 isoform X2 has translation MCPQAAAGGKRVASRAPGAHNVCRVLTRRAHGFYARDAGVAHRKNLGLLRKIICQESTKFKNVWTTHSLSPIAYERGRIYLDNYRCCISSIAQEPRILYQKPKCSKSEKIEDALLLECPLGEMLPSPSDYKSSLIVLTVQNWLLRLSADSGEILEKIYLAGSCCKFRYLSWDTPQEVMVVKSSQNKLPAAARQAGIQQSVLFYLAVFQVLPLSFIGMLEINKKIFGNSVTDVAVSNGILIVMYSIGLVRLYNFQAISEQFMEQPFDLGHEFNWNGQVGVVGKYPFGLPCNIKITDTPPLLFEVSSLENAFQIGGFPWHYIITPNKKKHKGVFHICSLKDNALAKNGIQDMKCCSLEPDWIYFHPDMSGRIIHVGPNLIKVLKLKEVKNDTDQMEVAEDFTIVANREKCVHNAVTVTASGRVVKKRFNLLDDDPEQETFKIVDYEDELDLLSTVAVTQIGADGRAHLDFHCNEHGILLKSIPLLESWDVFITRCSIYASLQQLD, from the exons ATGTGCCCGCAGGCGGCCGCCGGCGGGAAGAGGGTCGCCTCCCGGGCGCCCGGGGCTCACAACGTCTGCCGTGTCCTCACCCGCAGGGCCCACGGCTTTTATGCCAGAGATGCCGGTGTCGCCCACAGAAAAAACCTGGGACTGCTCAGAAAGATAATATGTCAG GAAAGTACTAAATTCAAGAATGTTTGGACAACTCATTCTTTATCTCCTATTGCAtatgaaagaggaagaatttaCTTAGACAATTACCGGTGCTGTATTAGCAG CATTGCACAAGAGCCAAGAATACTTTATCAAAAGCCAAAGTGTTCTAAGTCAGAAAAAATAGAAGATGCTTTATTATTGGAATGCCCACTG GGGGAAATGCTACCAAGTCCATCGGACTATAAATCTTCCCTGATAGTCTTGACAGTGCAGAACTGGCTTCTACGTCTCTCTGCTGATAGTGgagaaatactggaaaaaatataccTTGCCGGTTCCTGTTGCAAATTCAG GTATCTGAGCTGGGATACTCCTCAGGAGGTAATGGTTGTAAAGTCCTCTCAGAATaagctccctgcagcagcacggcAG GCAGGTATCCAACAGTCTGTATTGTTCTATCTTGCTGTATTCCAAGTTTTGCCTCTTTCATTCATTGGAATgctagaaataaacaaaaag ATATTTGGCAATAGTGTGACAGATGTTGCTGTTTCTAATGGAATTCTGATTGTAATGTATAGCATAGGTCTGGTCAGGCTCTATAACTTCCAGGCCATCTCTGAACAG TTCATGGAACAGCCATTTGATTTGGGACATGAATTCAACTGGAATGGTCAAGTGGGAGTTGTAGGAAAGTATCCATTTGGTCTTCCATGTAACATTAAAATAACAG ATACCCCACCTTTGCTATTTGAAGTATCTTCTCTGGAGAATGCATTTCAAATTGGAGGTTTTCCTTGGCATTATATCATCACACctaacaagaaaaaacataaagGAGTCTTCCATATTTGTTCTCTGAAAGACAATGCTTTG GCAAAAAATGGCATCCAGGATATGAAATGCTGTTCACTGGAACCTGATTGGATATATTTCCATCCAGATATGTCAGGTAGAATAATCCACGTGGGACCAAATTTGATAAA AGTCTTGAAGCTTAAGGAAGTTAAAAATGATACAGATCAAATGGAGGTTGCAGAAGATTTTACAATTGTGgccaacagagaaaaatgt GTGCACAACGCTGTTACTGTAACAGCTTCTGGTCGAGTGGTGAAAAAGCGTTTTAACTTGCTGGATGATGACCCAGAACAAGAG aCATTCAAAATTGTGGACTATGAAGATGAATTGGATTTGTTATCCACTGTGGCAGTTACTCAAATAGGAGCTGATGGAAGAGCTCACCTTGACTTTCATTGTAATGAACATGGGATTCTACTTAAGAGTATTCCATTACTGGAGTCCTGGGATGTG TTCATCACTAGATGCAGCATTTATGCTTCTCTGCAGCAATTGGATTGA